In Fervidobacterium nodosum Rt17-B1, one genomic interval encodes:
- the cbiB gene encoding adenosylcobinamide-phosphate synthase CbiB, which produces MMGINEKVLVFLLALIIDLFFGEFPSVIHPVVYMGRVGKFFDNIYKSRSSKAVSFVLGMISLIVELIIWGGLGYFLQSFSKRFTIAMIFEVCILKSTFSIRSLYEHVKRCYTNDVELLRKNVSMIVSRDTSKLDKSHLYSAAVESLAENISDSITGPLFYYVLFGLPGAVVYRVVNTYDALFGYRNARYEWFGKFPARFDDLLNLVPSRLTALFISFFNFKRSWEYIKKYGGIKINATYPMSAFAGVLGLGFEKIGYYKFDGKLPDMEDLGKALRLYKKVVFLIILVVVFSCMVV; this is translated from the coding sequence ATGATGGGAATAAACGAAAAGGTTTTAGTGTTTTTACTTGCTTTGATAATTGATTTATTTTTCGGGGAGTTTCCTAGTGTTATCCACCCAGTTGTTTACATGGGACGTGTGGGAAAGTTTTTCGATAATATTTACAAATCGAGAAGTTCAAAAGCTGTTTCTTTTGTTCTTGGAATGATTTCTCTAATCGTAGAGTTGATTATTTGGGGAGGATTAGGATACTTTCTCCAAAGTTTTTCAAAAAGATTCACAATAGCGATGATTTTTGAGGTTTGTATTCTCAAATCCACATTTTCTATCAGGTCACTTTATGAGCACGTAAAACGATGTTATACAAATGATGTTGAGTTATTGAGAAAGAATGTTTCTATGATAGTCTCGCGTGATACTTCAAAGCTTGATAAGTCTCATCTTTACTCTGCGGCTGTTGAGAGTCTCGCTGAGAATATATCCGATAGTATTACTGGACCTTTGTTTTATTACGTGCTGTTTGGTTTACCTGGAGCGGTTGTTTACCGTGTTGTGAATACATACGATGCGTTGTTTGGCTACAGAAACGCAAGGTACGAATGGTTTGGCAAGTTTCCCGCGCGGTTTGACGATTTGCTTAATTTGGTACCGTCTAGGTTGACCGCGTTGTTTATATCTTTCTTCAATTTTAAACGTTCTTGGGAGTATATCAAAAAGTATGGTGGGATAAAGATTAACGCGACTTATCCGATGAGCGCTTTCGCTGGAGTGCTCGGTTTAGGTTTTGAAAAGATTGGTTATTACAAATTCGATGGGAAATTACCAGATATGGAAGATTTGGGAAAAGCCCTTAGATTGTACAAAAAGGTTGTTTTTCTGATAATTTTGGTGGTGGTTTTTTCATGCATGGTGGTATAA
- a CDS encoding aminotransferase class I/II-fold pyridoxal phosphate-dependent enzyme — protein MHGGINDGTLIDFSISVNPFIPDFVKEALKESVKYERMYTYVEWLEDEFRKKFGVDSVIVAGATEAFHIIGWTFVKDAVVIIPEPNYTEYERVARFSASKIVKIRVFQSEEDYFERIEKVIFEERKNSSRCVLITGNPNNPTGEYTNFSDFAKDIYKKYGKEVMIILDEAFIDFVPKGEQFELCELDNLDNLIIVRTFTKILGVPGVRIGYVKSRSFREVFEKYRMPWGIGGSGYAVLKSLIENFDDYKAFLSESSEYFKKERERFKNFSFFNSKTNYLVIDVGDSEEFQKFMHRNGLHVRTMEDFGMDGFVRVGLKDRVANEKLRRLVEEWYFHRGVEEKTVR, from the coding sequence ATGCATGGTGGTATAAATGACGGGACGTTAATAGATTTTTCTATCTCAGTCAATCCTTTCATACCAGATTTTGTGAAAGAAGCACTGAAAGAGAGTGTAAAGTATGAAAGGATGTACACTTACGTTGAATGGTTAGAAGATGAGTTCAGGAAAAAGTTTGGGGTTGATTCGGTAATAGTTGCTGGTGCCACCGAGGCGTTTCATATAATCGGATGGACTTTTGTGAAAGATGCAGTGGTTATAATCCCAGAACCGAATTATACAGAATACGAGCGGGTTGCGAGATTTTCAGCGAGTAAGATTGTTAAAATTAGAGTTTTTCAAAGTGAAGAAGATTATTTTGAAAGGATAGAGAAAGTTATCTTTGAAGAGCGAAAAAATTCCAGTAGGTGTGTTTTAATAACGGGAAATCCGAATAATCCAACGGGAGAATATACGAACTTCAGCGATTTTGCAAAAGATATTTACAAAAAATACGGTAAAGAAGTGATGATAATTTTAGATGAAGCGTTTATAGATTTTGTACCTAAAGGTGAGCAATTTGAGTTGTGTGAATTGGATAATTTGGACAATTTAATTATTGTGAGAACTTTTACGAAGATTTTAGGTGTGCCTGGTGTGCGCATTGGGTATGTTAAGAGTCGGAGTTTTAGAGAAGTATTCGAAAAATACCGTATGCCTTGGGGTATAGGCGGGAGCGGTTACGCCGTTTTGAAGAGTTTAATAGAGAATTTTGATGATTACAAAGCTTTTTTATCAGAGTCTTCTGAGTATTTTAAAAAAGAGCGAGAGAGATTCAAGAATTTTTCCTTTTTCAATTCAAAGACGAACTATTTAGTGATTGATGTTGGTGATTCTGAGGAATTTCAAAAGTTTATGCATAGAAACGGGTTACATGTGAGAACGATGGAAGATTTTGGGATGGACGGGTTTGTAAGAGTGGGGTTAAAGGATAGAGTCGCGAACGAAAAGCTTAGGAGGTTGGTTGAAGAATGGTATTTTCATCGTGGAGTGGAGGAAAAGACAGTGCGTTAG
- a CDS encoding diphthine--ammonia ligase gives MVFSSWSGGKDSALALYRALKDFKEVEKVDILFTMFDENCERTRAHGLPKALIQAQAESIGAKSVIRCASWESYESEFLKFLEEYAKGGIGIFGDIDLQEHRDWVERVCGTYNVKALEPLWLEKREKLLEEFLNLGFKAIIVAVKNGFEDLLGLDLHSRETIKLIEKLGWDLSGENGEYHTFVYDGPIFKEPINFKIVGKHVTEKNAYLVLDI, from the coding sequence ATGGTATTTTCATCGTGGAGTGGAGGAAAAGACAGTGCGTTAGCTTTGTACAGGGCGCTTAAGGATTTCAAGGAAGTTGAGAAAGTCGATATCTTATTTACTATGTTTGATGAAAATTGCGAAAGAACTCGCGCGCACGGCTTGCCCAAAGCGCTTATTCAGGCTCAAGCTGAGAGTATAGGGGCGAAATCAGTAATTAGGTGCGCTTCGTGGGAGAGTTACGAAAGTGAGTTTTTGAAGTTTTTGGAAGAGTACGCTAAAGGCGGGATAGGGATATTTGGTGATATAGATTTACAAGAGCATAGAGATTGGGTTGAGAGAGTATGTGGTACGTATAACGTTAAGGCTTTGGAACCATTGTGGTTAGAAAAAAGAGAAAAGCTTTTGGAAGAGTTTTTGAACCTTGGTTTTAAGGCTATTATCGTGGCTGTCAAAAACGGTTTTGAGGATTTGCTTGGGTTGGATCTACACAGTCGTGAAACTATCAAGCTTATTGAGAAACTTGGATGGGATTTATCCGGCGAAAACGGGGAGTACCATACGTTTGTGTACGATGGTCCGATATTTAAAGAACCGATAAATTTCAAAATAGTTGGGAAGCATGTAACAGAGAAAAATGCTTATCTGGTTTTGGATATATGA
- the cobO gene encoding cob(I)yrinic acid a,c-diamide adenosyltransferase, with protein MGYIHVYTGNGKGKTTAAFGLALRAICAGKKVYIGQFIKGMKYSELDAVKYLPNLVIEQYGRNCFIKNKPTQEDIELARNGLNKIKKVIEDGAYDIVILDEVNVAVYYNLFTAKDVIDVISKVPKERDMEIILTGRYAPQEFIDIADLVTEMKEIKHYYQKGVMARKGIEF; from the coding sequence ATGGGGTACATACATGTTTACACTGGAAATGGGAAAGGGAAGACCACTGCGGCATTTGGCTTGGCGTTAAGAGCTATATGTGCTGGGAAGAAGGTTTACATAGGGCAGTTTATAAAGGGTATGAAATACAGTGAACTTGACGCGGTAAAGTATCTTCCAAATTTGGTGATAGAACAGTACGGGAGGAATTGTTTTATCAAAAACAAGCCAACACAGGAAGATATCGAGCTTGCAAGAAATGGCTTGAATAAAATAAAAAAAGTCATCGAGGATGGAGCGTACGATATTGTCATCCTCGATGAAGTTAATGTTGCAGTGTACTATAATTTATTTACCGCAAAAGATGTTATTGATGTGATTAGCAAAGTTCCAAAAGAGCGAGATATGGAGATAATACTCACTGGAAGATATGCGCCTCAAGAGTTCATAGACATCGCCGATTTGGTTACGGAGATGAAAGAAATAAAGCATTATTACCAAAAAGGCGTAATGGCACGCAAGGGTATAGAGTTTTGA
- a CDS encoding aldo/keto reductase — translation MRYIKLGGELDVPVIGLGCMRIWDKPIEDVVKLINTSLELGINFFDHADIYGGGKSEEVFAKALEHVKIPREKIIIQTKCGIRSGFYDFSKEHIISSVEKSLKRLNTDYIDILLLHRPDTLMEPEEVGEAFTYLHSRGMVRYFGVSNFNPMQIELLSTGINYKILTNQLQLSLTNTGMIDFGIFTNTKFPQSVNRDGSVLEYSRIKGITIQAWSPFQWGDEQGNIRGVFLDDPKFAKLNDEINKLSQKYNVSKEAIAIAWILRHPAKIQTIVGTTNHERLKRIAQATEVWLTREEWYGLYIAAGNMIP, via the coding sequence ATGAGGTACATAAAACTTGGTGGAGAATTAGACGTACCAGTTATCGGTTTAGGGTGCATGAGGATTTGGGACAAACCGATTGAAGATGTTGTAAAGCTAATAAACACATCTTTAGAACTTGGAATAAATTTCTTCGACCACGCTGATATTTACGGTGGCGGAAAATCAGAAGAGGTATTCGCAAAGGCTTTGGAACACGTAAAAATACCAAGAGAGAAAATCATCATACAAACTAAATGTGGAATTCGAAGTGGATTTTACGATTTTTCAAAAGAACACATAATATCTTCCGTTGAGAAAAGTTTAAAGCGTTTAAACACCGATTATATCGACATCCTCCTTCTCCATCGCCCAGACACATTGATGGAACCAGAAGAAGTTGGCGAAGCTTTCACATATCTTCACAGCAGAGGAATGGTTAGATACTTCGGTGTGAGTAACTTTAACCCAATGCAAATCGAATTGCTAAGTACTGGAATTAATTACAAAATATTAACTAACCAACTCCAGCTTAGTTTAACAAATACGGGAATGATAGATTTTGGCATATTCACAAACACAAAATTCCCACAATCAGTTAATAGGGATGGTAGCGTATTAGAATATTCGAGAATAAAAGGCATAACAATCCAAGCTTGGTCACCGTTCCAATGGGGGGATGAGCAAGGAAACATAAGGGGTGTATTCTTAGACGATCCGAAATTTGCTAAACTCAACGATGAAATAAATAAACTTTCCCAGAAATACAACGTCTCCAAAGAAGCAATAGCTATCGCTTGGATATTAAGACACCCCGCAAAAATCCAAACAATTGTGGGAACAACAAATCACGAAAGACTAAAACGAATAGCCCAAGCAACGGAAGTATGGCTCACAAGAGAAGAATGGTATGGCTTGTATATCGCAGCTGGCAATATGATACCATAG
- a CDS encoding DUF2202 domain-containing protein — MKKVNKLTLTLILGILTAGIMLLFSSTTLSAAQTTRLISYTPTSTLTQDDIKSLQMMIQEEKLARDVYKTLYEIYKLPIFNNITRSEQNHMDAVKALLDKYDIENPLKTDEIGKFAYPYFESLYNQLVSEGKKSLTDALSVGVKIEKLDIKDLEEAISKTSNEDIKVVYGYLKNGSENHLRAFSK; from the coding sequence ATGAAAAAGGTAAACAAGTTAACTCTCACACTGATTCTTGGAATTTTAACAGCTGGTATTATGTTACTCTTCTCTTCAACAACTTTAAGCGCAGCACAAACAACAAGACTGATTTCTTACACTCCAACAAGTACACTTACTCAAGATGATATTAAAAGTCTTCAAATGATGATTCAAGAAGAAAAACTTGCAAGAGACGTATACAAAACACTCTATGAAATTTACAAACTCCCCATATTCAACAACATAACACGCTCTGAACAAAACCACATGGATGCAGTTAAAGCTTTACTTGACAAGTACGATATAGAAAACCCACTTAAGACAGATGAAATAGGAAAGTTTGCGTACCCATATTTCGAAAGTCTATACAATCAATTAGTTTCAGAAGGTAAAAAATCATTAACCGATGCTCTCAGCGTTGGAGTGAAAATTGAAAAGCTTGATATCAAAGATTTAGAAGAAGCCATTTCCAAAACAAGCAATGAAGATATAAAGGTAGTTTACGGCTATCTGAAAAATGGGTCAGAAAATCACTTAAGAGCATTTTCAAAATAA
- a CDS encoding NUDIX domain-containing protein yields MKYTEIAQKLIKSPKQRLAVICYAQYDGKILFINRTREPFSGFLVPPGGKVEDGEGIEEAIRREFREETGLELNNLRLKMVTSEEGPEHYNWVLFIFVAELNSDKFIQSDEGELVWVEKDKIFEENLSPIDKALARYILDGSNKVKLAQIKYSEDKSIEDLKIEDLDSIFE; encoded by the coding sequence GTGAAATACACGGAGATAGCCCAAAAGCTTATCAAGAGCCCAAAGCAACGGTTAGCAGTTATATGCTATGCGCAATACGATGGGAAGATTTTATTTATTAATAGAACAAGAGAGCCTTTTTCTGGATTTCTTGTTCCACCTGGTGGAAAGGTTGAAGATGGAGAAGGGATAGAAGAAGCAATTAGAAGGGAATTTAGAGAAGAAACAGGACTTGAACTCAACAATCTTAGGTTGAAAATGGTAACATCTGAAGAAGGACCGGAGCATTACAATTGGGTACTTTTTATATTCGTGGCAGAATTGAATAGTGACAAATTTATCCAAAGTGATGAAGGAGAACTCGTTTGGGTGGAGAAAGATAAAATTTTTGAAGAAAATCTTTCGCCCATAGATAAAGCTTTGGCAAGGTATATATTAGATGGTTCAAATAAAGTGAAGCTTGCTCAGATAAAGTACTCAGAGGATAAGAGCATTGAAGATTTAAAAATCGAGGATTTAGATAGTATTTTTGAATAG
- a CDS encoding ATP-grasp domain-containing protein, with product MKIQEYVGKRLLSEHGFYVPRSLFVKEEDIDSKELTQKILELGFPQVLKSQVLVGGRMKAGGVIIAKNLEESMRALRELVNKEIKGEMPEGVLIEEFVKHDKELYFGITIDRTNRNILMIYSEFGGVDIEEASRMFPNKVLKTYSFNDLPEEFKETAKVLLDIFKKLDLTLLEINPIGVTKSGYVMLDAVMHVDDNALFRQSWAMEQMNERENDMVLLGGSYGVIGCGAGIVMATIDMLKEFGFEPANFYDVGGGATRENVLEALKKVSRISKKIVLNIFGGITDCFQVAEAIVLFKERHPDVELFLRISGNKEEEARALLSNIGLTAVSDMNELIMLIQKEEAKKKELMKDVLF from the coding sequence ATGAAGATTCAAGAGTATGTGGGGAAAAGACTTTTGAGCGAACATGGTTTTTATGTACCAAGGAGCTTATTTGTCAAAGAAGAGGATATCGATTCGAAGGAACTCACTCAAAAGATTTTGGAGCTCGGCTTTCCACAGGTTTTGAAATCTCAGGTTCTTGTTGGAGGAAGGATGAAAGCTGGAGGGGTAATCATCGCAAAGAACTTGGAAGAAAGTATGAGAGCGTTGCGAGAGCTTGTGAATAAAGAGATAAAAGGTGAAATGCCGGAAGGAGTATTGATTGAAGAATTTGTGAAACACGACAAAGAGTTGTACTTTGGTATTACGATCGATAGGACGAATAGAAATATATTGATGATTTATTCTGAGTTTGGTGGTGTTGATATAGAGGAAGCATCACGAATGTTTCCAAATAAGGTTTTGAAAACTTATTCATTTAACGATTTACCGGAAGAATTTAAAGAGACCGCCAAGGTATTGTTGGATATCTTTAAAAAACTTGACTTAACGCTTTTAGAAATCAACCCAATTGGAGTTACCAAAAGTGGTTATGTGATGCTTGATGCAGTAATGCATGTTGATGATAATGCATTATTTAGGCAAAGTTGGGCGATGGAGCAGATGAATGAAAGAGAAAATGATATGGTGTTACTCGGCGGTTCGTATGGGGTTATAGGTTGTGGCGCAGGAATTGTTATGGCAACGATAGATATGTTAAAAGAATTTGGTTTTGAGCCTGCCAATTTTTACGACGTTGGTGGTGGCGCGACCCGTGAGAATGTTTTGGAAGCACTGAAAAAGGTTTCAAGAATTTCTAAAAAGATAGTGCTTAATATTTTTGGTGGCATAACAGATTGCTTCCAAGTTGCTGAGGCGATAGTTTTGTTTAAAGAAAGACATCCGGATGTCGAACTGTTTTTAAGGATTTCTGGGAATAAGGAGGAAGAGGCAAGAGCGTTACTTAGTAATATTGGTTTGACAGCTGTTAGTGATATGAACGAATTGATAATGTTAATCCAGAAAGAAGAGGCAAAGAAAAAGGAGTTGATGAAAGATGTTCTTTTCTAA
- a CDS encoding succinate--CoA ligase subunit alpha — protein MFFSNEKVCVYGITGRYGSYHTKKMIEYGTDIVCGVSKNNEFKEVHNVPVYNTLSDYVSRGFNVDTAIFFVPAPYVMEAFLDAFNNGVKKFVVITEHVPIHDALRMVDIVKKNNLTMVGPNCPGVIYSKEKVKLGIMPEKYFKEGEVAIISRSGTLMYEIAKYIGESYGVSIGIGLGGDPVIGLNVLEAFKEVAKLGFEKVVLIGEIGGEDEITGVAEAIKMGFKPSNIVSFFAGRHAPEGKRMGHAGAIVEGEHGKIKYKEEKMREYGVRVVKFPWEVKNAFAL, from the coding sequence ATGTTCTTTTCTAATGAAAAAGTCTGCGTTTATGGCATAACTGGTAGATATGGAAGCTACCATACAAAGAAGATGATAGAATACGGTACTGATATTGTCTGTGGTGTGAGTAAAAATAATGAATTTAAGGAAGTACACAATGTGCCTGTTTACAATACACTGTCCGATTATGTTAGTAGAGGTTTTAATGTCGATACGGCGATATTCTTTGTGCCTGCTCCGTATGTAATGGAAGCATTTTTGGATGCTTTCAATAATGGTGTGAAGAAATTTGTCGTAATAACAGAACATGTGCCTATCCACGATGCTTTAAGGATGGTTGATATCGTTAAGAAAAATAATCTGACGATGGTTGGTCCTAATTGTCCCGGGGTTATATATTCAAAAGAGAAAGTAAAACTTGGTATTATGCCTGAGAAGTATTTTAAAGAAGGCGAGGTAGCCATTATTTCGAGAAGTGGAACGTTGATGTACGAGATTGCGAAGTATATAGGTGAAAGTTATGGAGTTTCTATAGGGATAGGACTTGGTGGTGATCCAGTTATTGGTTTGAATGTCTTAGAAGCTTTTAAAGAAGTCGCGAAACTTGGTTTTGAAAAGGTTGTTTTAATTGGGGAAATTGGTGGAGAAGATGAGATTACAGGTGTTGCTGAGGCGATTAAGATGGGGTTTAAGCCAAGTAATATTGTGAGCTTTTTTGCAGGAAGACATGCGCCGGAAGGTAAAAGAATGGGGCATGCTGGTGCGATAGTCGAGGGTGAGCACGGGAAAATTAAGTACAAAGAGGAGAAGATGAGAGAATACGGTGTTAGGGTGGTGAAATTTCCATGGGAAGTGAAAAACGCATTCGCCTTGTAA
- a CDS encoding YitT family protein, producing MGSEKRIRLVKEYFVSTIGVLITALGVVIFLIPNNIAAGGASGLAIVLNKFIHLSVGVWMYLINIVLFLIAFILVGFDFSFKTIYCTFMFNFFIDFFDRIIPIYKYNGDMIIAVFFGDILTAIGMALTFSQNASTGGTDILAKIMNKFFGFPMGLGILVLDFSIGMSAGFAYDINTGMYSILAIIVNGTTIDFVLKGLELSINVWIVSEKYEEIKEFVLNGLNRGVTIFDATGGYTQKPKKILFVTLKRRELHELVTKIREIDKEAFFVVNEAPMVFGNGFKEIV from the coding sequence ATGGGAAGTGAAAAACGCATTCGCCTTGTAAAAGAGTATTTTGTTTCCACAATTGGTGTGTTGATAACGGCTTTGGGTGTTGTGATTTTTCTAATTCCAAACAATATCGCAGCTGGTGGGGCATCTGGGTTGGCTATAGTTTTAAATAAATTCATTCATCTATCAGTTGGCGTTTGGATGTATTTGATAAATATAGTGTTATTTTTAATTGCGTTTATTTTGGTTGGTTTCGATTTTAGCTTCAAGACAATTTATTGTACCTTTATGTTCAACTTTTTCATCGATTTTTTCGACAGAATAATCCCAATTTACAAGTACAATGGCGATATGATTATCGCAGTGTTTTTTGGCGATATCTTGACAGCTATAGGTATGGCTTTGACTTTTTCTCAAAATGCATCAACTGGAGGTACGGATATACTCGCGAAAATAATGAACAAATTCTTTGGGTTTCCAATGGGGCTTGGAATATTGGTACTTGATTTTTCCATAGGTATGTCGGCGGGTTTCGCATACGATATAAATACTGGAATGTATTCTATATTGGCAATTATCGTGAATGGAACAACTATTGATTTTGTTTTGAAGGGTTTGGAGTTGTCTATAAATGTTTGGATAGTTTCAGAAAAATACGAAGAGATTAAAGAATTCGTACTAAATGGGCTTAACAGAGGAGTCACTATATTCGATGCCACAGGTGGATATACTCAAAAGCCAAAAAAGATTCTCTTTGTGACGTTGAAAAGAAGAGAGTTACATGAATTGGTTACTAAAATAAGGGAGATAGATAAAGAAGCGTTCTTTGTTGTAAATGAAGCGCCCATGGTTTTTGGGAATGGATTTAAAGAGATTGTGTAA
- a CDS encoding ferritin: MISEKVLKALNEQVGKEIFSSYLYLSMATYFDSIDLLGFGKWMKVQAREELGHAMKIYEFIYERGGRVELPAIEKPQSNWESPLKAFEAAYNHERFITESINKIYSLAKEENDYATQEFLNWFVKEQVEEEAQTELILKKLQKLQDSPTALYMLDKEVGSRG; this comes from the coding sequence ATGATAAGCGAAAAAGTACTTAAGGCATTAAACGAACAAGTTGGTAAAGAGATTTTTTCTTCATATCTGTATCTTTCAATGGCAACTTACTTTGACTCAATAGACCTCTTAGGTTTTGGAAAATGGATGAAAGTACAAGCCAGAGAAGAACTTGGTCATGCGATGAAGATATACGAATTTATATACGAACGTGGTGGAAGAGTTGAACTCCCAGCGATTGAAAAACCACAATCAAATTGGGAAAGCCCGCTTAAAGCATTTGAAGCAGCTTACAATCACGAAAGATTTATAACTGAAAGCATAAACAAAATCTATTCTCTTGCAAAAGAAGAAAATGATTACGCGACCCAAGAATTTTTGAATTGGTTTGTGAAAGAACAAGTTGAAGAAGAAGCTCAAACAGAACTTATACTTAAGAAACTCCAGAAATTACAAGATTCTCCTACTGCGCTTTACATGCTCGATAAAGAAGTTGGCTCAAGAGGATAA
- a CDS encoding peroxiredoxin → MLELGQKAPNFELVDHELKPVKLSELKGKVVLAFYPGAFTSVCEKELCTFRDMMAKFNNLNATVFGISIDTPFSNKAFAEKNKLNFRLLSDFGGNVAKQYGGVHENFINIPNYTVAKRAVFVLDDGVVIYKWVTDNPAVEPPYEEIQKVLG, encoded by the coding sequence ATGTTAGAATTAGGACAAAAAGCACCAAATTTTGAATTGGTTGACCATGAATTGAAACCTGTTAAATTATCAGAATTAAAAGGAAAAGTGGTTCTTGCGTTTTATCCGGGTGCATTCACAAGTGTATGTGAGAAAGAGCTTTGCACATTCAGAGATATGATGGCAAAATTCAACAACCTTAACGCAACGGTATTCGGAATAAGCATTGATACACCATTCTCGAACAAAGCATTCGCTGAAAAGAACAAATTAAACTTCAGATTGCTATCAGATTTTGGAGGGAACGTCGCAAAACAATACGGTGGTGTACATGAGAATTTCATCAACATCCCAAATTACACAGTGGCAAAAAGAGCAGTTTTCGTTCTTGACGATGGTGTGGTAATATATAAATGGGTAACGGACAATCCAGCAGTTGAACCACCTTACGAAGAAATACAAAAAGTTTTAGGTTAA
- a CDS encoding cryptochrome/photolyase family protein: MLSMYLFKRDLRLDDNKALFEALKNSSKIIPIFVFNKTILKEFNAYNQKVGFVVDVLKNISKKINLYVFHGEDDEILEFLFSKYKPDALYTAQSFSWQGEERDRNIEKVCRKCNVKFHAVFDNYLADFRKIPYTKVFTPFYKKWLGYVESQEYEINIEELKRKVVALDLDTIDTILVKFPELNQKNEVFTYDYGFERLRSYDFAKYQEQRDFPGLDMSSRLSPYIRFGVLSIRKIHNIASKVSPEFVRQLAWREFWYHIKYNFSEFNKLEFLEKRRNVRWRYDEKLFEKFVNAQTGYPIVDAGIRQLKQENWMHNRVRLIVANFLVKDLLIDWRIGEKFFREYLLDYDEVLNVGNWQWSASVGPDPKPLRIFNPMIQSEKFDPNCEYIKKYIPELKNEENYKIHNPLEYKLNYYEPIVNHYEAVQITKRLYKGMDV, translated from the coding sequence ATGCTTTCTATGTATCTTTTTAAAAGAGACCTTAGGTTAGATGACAACAAAGCATTATTTGAAGCGCTAAAAAATTCATCTAAAATCATTCCGATTTTTGTATTCAATAAGACCATCCTTAAAGAATTCAACGCTTACAACCAAAAAGTTGGTTTTGTTGTCGATGTTTTGAAGAATATTTCTAAGAAGATAAATTTGTATGTTTTTCATGGAGAAGATGATGAGATATTAGAATTTTTGTTCTCAAAATATAAACCAGATGCGCTTTATACAGCGCAATCATTTTCTTGGCAAGGTGAGGAGCGAGATAGGAATATTGAAAAAGTTTGTCGAAAGTGTAACGTGAAATTTCATGCTGTGTTCGATAACTATCTTGCCGATTTTAGAAAGATACCGTACACCAAGGTATTCACCCCATTTTACAAAAAGTGGCTTGGGTATGTGGAGAGTCAGGAATATGAGATAAATATCGAAGAATTAAAAAGAAAGGTTGTGGCCCTTGATTTGGACACAATAGATACTATTCTGGTTAAGTTCCCAGAGCTAAATCAGAAGAATGAGGTATTTACTTACGATTATGGATTTGAGAGGTTGCGCAGTTATGATTTTGCTAAGTATCAAGAACAAAGAGATTTTCCAGGGCTTGATATGAGTTCTAGGTTATCGCCTTACATACGTTTTGGGGTTTTATCGATAAGAAAGATACACAATATCGCAAGTAAAGTTAGTCCAGAATTTGTTAGGCAATTAGCATGGCGCGAGTTTTGGTATCATATAAAGTATAATTTTAGTGAGTTTAATAAGTTGGAATTTTTGGAAAAAAGAAGAAATGTGAGATGGAGATATGATGAAAAGCTATTTGAGAAATTTGTTAACGCTCAGACAGGATATCCAATTGTCGATGCTGGGATTAGGCAACTTAAACAGGAAAATTGGATGCATAACAGGGTCAGGCTAATCGTGGCTAATTTTTTAGTGAAAGATTTACTTATTGATTGGCGTATTGGCGAGAAGTTCTTCAGAGAGTACTTACTTGATTACGATGAGGTTTTAAACGTTGGCAATTGGCAATGGAGTGCTTCCGTTGGCCCAGACCCAAAACCCCTTAGGATATTTAATCCCATGATACAATCGGAAAAATTCGACCCAAATTGTGAGTATATCAAAAAGTATATTCCTGAATTGAAGAATGAAGAAAATTACAAAATTCATAATCCACTGGAGTATAAGCTCAATTATTATGAGCCTATTGTAAATCACTATGAGGCAGTGCAAATAACCAAACGGTTGTATAAAGGTATGGATGTTTAA